One segment of Cardiocondyla obscurior isolate alpha-2009 linkage group LG15, Cobs3.1, whole genome shotgun sequence DNA contains the following:
- the Tram gene encoding translocating chain-associated membrane protein 1, whose translation MVAVKGRKSSSKNPPILSHEFVIQNHADIVSCVAMVFVIGLMVQVTSPWAYTFIAIHHNVTNTTEDPTAVIKYATGWKDACAVFFYFLITIIMHAVLQEYIFDKISKRLHLSKVKLSKFNESSQLIVFYTLSALWAIDIIIRENIVLNIWQLWEDYPAPMSASLKLFFISQLSYWLHCYPELYFQRIKKEDIMQRVVHATFGLFFTFAAYFLNFQQFGLILLTLHYVGDALLHTARLVHFVSQKENRTRLSFLVANATYTLMRIATITFTCIVFGVSILTKENLKFEYATGNFSAPVVQITVLSTILLFQAYLLYIFIRKQVKRSGETTSLVVKTKPKQKSKKREGKKSALSEDDDLPEVDQATKKNLRNRPSAKAK comes from the exons ATGGTCGCGGTGAAGGGACGCAAGAGCTCGAGCAAGAACCCACCGATCCTGAGCCATGAGTTCGTCATACAGAATCATGCGGACATCGTTTCCTGCGTGGCTATGGTCTTCGTGATCGGCCTCATGGTGCAG GTTACTTCACCATGGGCCTATACATTTATTGCTATTCATCATAATGTGACCAATACTACTGAGGATCCAACAGCAGTGATAAAATATGCTACAGGATGGAAAGATGCATGTGCAGTATTCTTTTACTTCTTAATAACCATTATAATGCATGCTGTGCTTCaggaatatatatttgat aaaatttccaAGCGGCTTCATCTCAGCAAAGTAAAGCTCTCTAAATTTAATGAATCCAGCCAGCTGATAGTGTTTTATACCTTATCGGCATTGTGGGCCATTGACATTATAATCAG ggAGAATATTGTTTTGAACATATGGCAATTGTGGGAAGATTATCCAGCACCAATGTCTGCCtctttaaaactatttttcatCAGTCAGCTTTCTTATTGGTTGCACTGTTACCCTGAGCTCTATTTTCAACGAATTAAGAAAGAGGATATTATGCAACGTGTCGTTCATGCAACTTTCGGGTTGTTTTTCACATTTGCAGCGTATTTCTTAAA CTTCCAACAATTTggcttaattttattaacacttCATTACGTGGGAGATGCTTTGCTACATACGGCTAGGCTCGTTCACTTCGTCAGTCAGAAAGAAAACAGAACACGAT tgtcATTTTTGGTTGCCAATGCAACTTACACGTTGATGCGTATTGCAACCATCACATTTACGTGTATAGTATTCGGAGTCAGTATTCTGACGAAAGAAAACCTTAAATTCGAGTACGCTACTGGTAACTTTAGTGCTCCTGTTGTGCAGATCACGGTACTGTCTACTATCCTGCTCTTCCAAGCTTATCTCCTGTATATCTTTATCCGAAAGCAGGTTAAGCGTTCAGGAGAAACAACTTCGCTTGTCGTAAAGACGAAACCGAAGCAGAAATCGAAAAAGCGGGAAG GCAAAAAATCAGCTTTATCTGAGGATGACGATCTCCCAGAAGTAGACCAAGcgacgaagaaaaatttaagaaatcgTCCTTCAGCCAAAGCAAAATAA